CAAAAAAGAATtcaatgaataataaatgtcCAAACAATAAACATCGTCTCCATATTTTAGGAACAGAAACATTCGCTCAAATCATATCAaagctgatttaaaaacaacaacgtctgacttttattgtgaaaaatggGGCTTGGAGCTGAAATGAACAGataaaaagtgtgatttttagCCTCTATGAAATGtttaatatgtatttttgttgtggataaaaacaattcaataaaaCCTGTGAAACAGCAGCTTTAGATTTTAAAAATCTTTCCAATTTCCCCCCCAAAATATCATAAATGATATATTTTGAAGAGCCAAAAGGAGTATATATAGAAAAATACactttcattttgcatttttccaAATTCTTCACCACTTCCACTTTTATATTGAATGATGAAATTAACCGATATATGTCTTGGTTTAAATAGAAATGAGAgtaaaacagtcaaatatgtGATGTTTACATTCACGTGAGCGATGAAGAGGTTGAACAGACACACTACATTTCAACGTGTGTGCGTTTGAAGACACGCCCCTTTGCTTCCTGTGTTGACATGTTTGCACAGTCGTAAATAAGAGTTAGAGACTGATGAGTCTCACGAGGGCCGTCAACGTTCAGCGGCGACTTTGTTCGTCTTTGTTCGCTGACGTCAGACgtttaaatgatgcacaaaaatcacagtatgtctttttaaaaaaggggggCGGTTCTCATTTTCACCTGTGTTGAGAGGCTGAATCCAATTAGGTGATTAGGAGTGGGCGGAGCCAGGTGAGCCATTTTGGAATTTGGTCAAAagacaaaacatcaaaaaaaaaaaaacaggtgtgtgtgtgtgtgtgtgagagagagagagactcactgTGATGGGGTTCAGAGGAGCAGAGCTGCTGGGATTTGTGCTTCTCTTCTCATGTGGAAACATCGGCGTGGAGACGGCGAGTCCGAGTCCGAGTCCAGCAGAGCAGGTGACCGTGAGCTCACAGCTGCCCAGCTCGTCACAGGCCGGCGATCCACTCCGCTTCCCCGTCAGCTACAGACTGAAGAGCGACCAGCTCAGGAAGCGGCCTCGCACGCACACCCCGACAAACCTGCCGCCGGAGTCGGCCTCGGATCTGACTGCGATTAAACTGCCAATGCGAGGCCCAGACCTGAACCCGCCTGTCAGACAGGAACCTAAAGTAATCctctttattgtttttccatCTCTGAGACACACCAGAAAAGTGTCACGTCATGAAAGTCTTCAGATTATGACGTTTGTTGACCGTGCACCCctccacaccaaagcccattgagaaaaccagtgatttaagctcacacggactcaggagctgctgctctgctgcctcctcagTTGGTGAGTTTTTGTCACTTGAGTTAATCCAAATTAATACATTCCAACACAgaattcacaaacaaaacacgtTTAATCTTCATGAAGGAAGTAGCAGTGGATCAGTAACTCCTGTGCactgtgacgtaaaatcactgattttctctatggggtttggtgtgggagagagagttgtctaaaaacttcattttaaagacaggaaatgtgacaaaaataagaaaacaggtTCTTCAGATATCGTAGGCATGAGCAGATGTGGATTTTTTATGAATGAGCCTTTCTTTAAAACGGTTTTATGCCTCACAAAACAAAGCCTGAACTGTTCCTTTCAAGTctaaatgaagtgtgtgtgatgtgtgtaggTGCTGCTGAAGGTGGAGCAGCGTGTGCACGTGCCGGCCGACAGCGTGGCCGTGCGCTGTGGCGAGCGCGAGGTCACCGTGGAGGTCAAACAGAATTTCCTGGGTAATGGCtgctgttcatttgtttgtgtgtgtgtgagacgcagGTCTCCTGTGATGATGTCAGGACCAGGTTAGAGGCCTAAATAAGAACATTGGATGTAACGGCGAGGATCGGACACTCGGCCGCTTCTTCCTGCAAATGTTCAGACTCGTGGATCGATACAGAGTTTCCTCTTATTTCTTTCACCCCGAGAGAACGAGGTATTCTTGGTACTTGGACGCGCGGCTTCACAGCGACGCATTAAGAAAGCTTTTTATTTGTCCTGTGGCTGAACCTCCGCTCGCTGTGAGTGTTATTGACTGGGAGGAGAAACGGCCTCGGGTAATGGTCTTGATTTAAGCCgtgctgtttttcctcctcctcctcctcctcctcctcttcttcttcttttgttctcAGGCAACGGTCAGCTGATCCGCCCGAGTGACCTGACGTTGGGAGGCTGCGCGTCGTCAGGAGCCGCTGACCACGTCGTGCACTTTAAGACTGAACTGCacggctgcagcagcacagtgaaggTGCTTCCTGTTGGcgctcacacaaacacggcGTCACTGTGGCGTGTTCTCCCCTCGTTTCAGGTGACTGATAACGCCCTCGTCTACTCCTTCACCCTGATCTACTCTCCGACACCCGCAGGCAGCACCTTCATCTTTAAGACCAACTCTGCCGAGGTGGGAATCGAGTGCCACTATCAAAGGTAAAGCCGAGCTTCTGTGGAATCACTCTCTGCACAAATACAGGCCTGGACTCGGGGACACACAGCCTACagtatcttaagaatgtgtgtttgtcactctGTCTTGCTTTTAAATccttttctgtctggaaactgaagttttcgTAAGCcgccaaagcccatagagaaaatgagcgattttactttagagcacccgggagctgctgatccacggCTGCCTCTGTCGGTAAGTTGGAAGGTGCTgttctgtcaaattctgtgttGGAAATTCCTCATTCTGATTTAGCGCAgtggcacaaactgaccacacgaggcagcagtagaccagcagctcctgtgtccccgagagctaaaatcagtgattttctctatggggtttggtgtgagagagtaaaAGTCAGTCtaacagcaaaataaagtggcaaacacattcttaagatatcatagacttggACTTGGACTAAAATTGGCAtttccttgtgtccttgtgagCTTCTATGTCTCAgttcttcataaaaaaaaactgaactatccctttaaacaaACCCACACGACCTGGAGGCCAATGAGTATCTAGtgtggccagtagggggcagacaagtgggggaaaaaaaatcaatgaaaaagggaaaaagcaACTGTTTGGGAGTGGTTGTTTTTgcaggatttcaaaataaaagcctctgtGTCAATGCAAAATGAACATATTGCTAAAAACAAGTCATTATTCTTCATCCTCTGCCTCTCTCAGGAGACAGTACGTGAGCACCAGCGCCGCCCTGAGGCCGACGTGGACGCAGCTCGCCACAGACGCGGTCGCCGAGCAGCGGCTCGACTTCTCCCTGCGTCTCATGACGGGTGAGAAAAAGAGTGAAGCAATAAACTCGGAGTCAGTTTGTCTTCGGAGACTTTGActgttttaaaacattcatGCTAAACACTGACTTGATAAATGCACGGCGATGAGTTTGAAACGTTAGCTTCTGCTGACCCGGCACAGTCAGATTGATCGATAAAGTGCTGACCTCATCTTTTTAATCCCTTTTTGATTAAATTACCGTGGAAAATCTCCGCGCGCTGTATGAAGTTATGAAAGTTTTTAAGTGAGTTTCTGCAGCCGCAGAGTCTGGTCTGCAGGGTTAGCGATGATTTAATGTACCTGTTGGCTTCTTTTTAAAAGTACTTTTCCCCCTCGTCGTCCGGTACCTGCGTCCCTCTCCCGtcttctccccccccccggGCATGGTTAAAGTCCCGCGTAATCCGATTGATAATCCTGTATCTGATTAGAGGGCTGGCAGTCGCAGAGGCCGTCCGGCGTTTACTTCCTCAGTGACGTGATGCACGTGGAGGCCGCCGTGCAGCAGGGTCACCACGTCCCACTCAGGGTCCACGTGGACAGATGTGTGGCCACGGCGAAGCCAGATCCCGGCTCTAATCCCAGATACCCGTTCATCAACAACCACGGGTGAGCGGCTGGATTATAAACCAGTGTATGAACGTGTTTAAAGGAGTCTTAATAATGCAGATTGATGTGGTTGAAGTGGATATTTTTTTACCTTATAAGGTGTTTCACTGACGCTAAGCTGACAGGAGCCAAGTCTTACTTCCTGCAGAGGAGTCAGGAGAATAAACTGCACTTTCTGCTCAAGGCTTTCAAGTTCCACACGGATCAGAGGAATTCAGTGAGTGCGGTTTGTGTAAACACACGACGTTTGGCTTCTCTGGCTGCACAATACTGCACAAACATCAGCGTTTTTAACTGTAATAACTTCACAGATGTACATCACGTGTCACCTGAAGGCGACGAGGGTCTCTGTTCCCGTCGACGCGCAGCACAAAGCCTGCTCGTTCCTCGCCGAGGCCAGCAGGCGAGTTCCCTTTTGGTGTCGACAGATATTAAAGAATacgttctgtttttgtttaaaaatcatcctttttttttattatataaaattatttatatatatattatgaaaCATCTGCTTTCCTGCTCAGCAGTGAAGGATTCTGTCCTTGTTAAAGAGTCTGTGACACGATGTCAGCACttaacttaacaaaagactctcTTCTTAAAGTCTACAATAACTTTATACTTAAgacttttccagctggaaactgaactttgtaaaccactcactctcccacaccaaagcccatagagaaaatcatcgatttacCATCAcaggcacacaggagttgttgatccactgctgcctccatcgctgagttcaaatgtcttattttgtaaagttctgtgtttgaaatcctttcttcagattgacctcagtgacacaaagtggccacacgaggcagcagtagaccagcagctcctgtgtccccgcgagctaaaaacgatgattttctctatggggtttggtgtgagagagggagcgtGTTTACCAACTTAATTTTCCATTTGGGAAAAGCTGTGTGATGGCAAAATAAAGCAGggaaccactttttttttatatattttccaatctgtttctccttgtgtttttaaatgctgtgtttaagcacgttttaatgttttgaaaaGCTCTGCTCGGCGCCTTTTTAACGCACTACTTTCCTCTTCTGCGGCTGCGAGCAGATGGGTGGCATCAGGTGGAGACAATAACGTGTGTCGCTGCTGTGAAAGCAGCTGTGTGGAGCAGCAGAGGCGGAAGAGAGGCCTGGCAACGCGCGCTGGTACAGTTTATAATGCAGACAACACACACGGGTTCAGACTGTCCCTGTGGGAATAAGAAGGCTTTTACATtgagtgtgcatgtgaatgCTTCTATTATAAAGTGAGCAGCAGCGGTTCTGCCCATGTTTGGACGAGCTGCGTTGCTTTTATTTAGCTCACAAGCTGTTTTTAATGCGTGTTGGGAGGATTGATTTTTGATTGTTTCCCTCGCTCTGATTGGACGTGAAGGTCTTCCTGTGCTGTGGGAGGAGGAGACGCTCGTCGTGGGGCCcgtggagctgcaggagcacGTCCTGCAtgtggacctggacctggaccaggACGAGTTTCCTCCAGAGACGATGTCTTTGCTGCGAGCGAGCGAGGAGGTTCACGCAGGTGTGTGGTTTGATTCAAATCATGGAAACAAGGAGGTtgatctttgttttatttcgttctttctttattttctataCTTTTCTACACTTATTTTTTTAGCGATAAATGAAAGAGGTTTAATGTTTCGTCCACTAAAATATGCGTCAACGTCCCAGAAGCTGAAATAAAATCCCAGCACTTAAATTAAGTGGACACATAgtcctgtccatctttggaGCTACATCATTatgttttctcaagcatgaacttTTATAGAAAATCCAAATAATGTTTCAATATAGtatatagtttttctttttctacttttttagATCTAATAAAGGCAACAAACAAATGGTATATCTAGAAATACAACTTTATACATgatatcttcattttatggatcaatTAGGTTTGTTGTGGCTCCAGATtccatctatttatttattttaatttacttttttgcttattttaaccataaaacaatataaaatatgcaAGACTTGGTACAAAAGTAAAGttatacaaataaagtcaaTACAAAAGATGATGATAGTTTCattaaatgtccagtgagtaAGATTTAAAGgctaaatttgacattttaacatgtttcttCATGTATAATTGTTTCAAAATCAGTTgttttaatggttttttttAGCCTTAAATTGAGACTTAACTTCATAGTTTAGGCCACCATTTTGAGCTGACAGGTTTTAGATTTAAAATCTGCAGGTGATGAAGAGTTTTTAAGGGTGGACAATTCTCTGGTTTCCAGGTTTAATCTGGGATTAACAAACAGACTAGTCTCAGGCTATTGtatcacattatttttgttctatGTTTAAGTTTAACTTGATTTAAGAGGTTTAAAAACAAGCAGTAAAACTTActtaatgtcaaaaaaaaaagaagctgtttttgtgacattgtTAAGGTTCTATGTCGCTTTTAAATTTAAGGTCAGAGTTTAACTTTTATAATTTGTGTTGGATTATATTTTAATCTCTAACCACACAAACTTCTTCCTCACCTCAGCATCTCCTCCCTCGGTGGCGTGTGCGGTCAGTGCGGTGCTGTCCGCGGTGATGCTGGTCATCGTCGCCGCCGTCGCCGCCGCCGCAGACAGAAGACAGCACAAGTCCACCGGATACGTCGTCAGCACCTGAATTAAGAGAATAAAGCGTTTGAAAACGAGCCTCGTGTGGACACTTCACTTCACCCACAGATGATTTTTCACAGTTAAATTGTACAATATCTGTCTGGCCGGGGTTAAAGGGGGTTAAACTGTGGTGCAGCCTTGCACAAAATGACCTGTCCATAAAATGTATGCTCTGTGCACAACGTGAGAGGGAATTTTCCCATCATTCAGTGCACTTTAAACTGCTTTTCTGAGTGACAAATGTGGCtgtgtgaggtactgacacatgtTAAGTGTGTTCATGTAATAAAATACGACGTTTTCTActgtatctcactgttagacggaCGTTTCTGAGTGGAAGTTGAGGTTTGTGAAACGTataccaaaccccatagagaaaatcaccgtttttagctcgcggggacacaggagccggTGGgcgactgctgcctcgtgtggtcactttgtgtcactgacgtcaatctaaatgaaggattttaaacacagaattgaCAAGATGACTTATTAGAACTTGGTgagagaggcagcagtggaacaacaaCTCTCGTgcgctgtgacgtaaaatcactgattttgtcaatggggtttggtgtacGAGAGAGAGCAGGcgccaaaacaacaaaaacgtcAGTTTCCCGGCGTTAAGAGCTGCTGAACTGCAGGAAAAAGTGGCAAACGCATTCTCAAGATGTTTGTTGACGGAAGTAGGTGCAGATTTTATCAGGTGAGACTTTTGTTTGGTGGCTAGtatctgtttttcctcacacagctgcaaaATCCACGCTTTTAAAGAGTGGACGCCTCCCATGAAAAGACCCAAACTATTCCCTAAAATGACAGTGGCCGCTCGGCGACCTTTCCTATCCACGCGTTTGTGTGGAAATCCACTTGCTGCATGCAAACATGatttgtttggttcattttttcttttctcccgtAGCCTGCAGCCAGTCCAGGCGTCGCTCGGAGCTAATTTAATATAAACACCATCACGACTCGGGTGAAGTGGACTCTCTTTATTCAAATctgcatgtaaaacaaagcaaacagcTCACAGTGGAACAGGGAGAAAGGAGAGTGGCTCCGTTGGCTGCACGCTGCGAGGTTAAACACCTCGCAAACAATACTCATATTTTAGCTCGGGGCCATTTTTCCGAAGCGAGCCTTTAATTCAACCCCCTCCAGCTCTGTGCCGGTGGCGGGGAGTGTTTGGTGAAATGGGGCTCATCGTGAACTGTTGCACGGGCTCAGGAAGACGAATagacataattaaaaaaaagcccataAAGGCAAGAGCGAGGGTTTTTATTACAGTAATACGTGAAGGCCTCGCTTTAATGGGGTGTTTGTTCCCGTGTGTGCGGCTGACGGCTGCACTCGTTTACTACCGCAGTGATGctgacccccccacccccttcccCCCCGCGCGCTCCCATCTCCCAACACACCGGAGGCTAATAAAAAGCCACAGCTAATGACACACCAGCGGAAAACACACGACAGCGACGCGCAGGAAGAGAGCGCTCACAGTGAGGGACGCCGCGAAGGCCACGATGCGCGCGTGTCTGGAAGGAATCATTAAATATGTACCAACAACAgtcttattgttgttgtttatttttacatagAAACCAGAGGCACGCACGACAAAGAGAGGAACAATTCAGCGGAAAAAACATCTGACAAATCaagtgatgatgttttcactctgttttgTTCTCCACCACTTCatttaatgacttatttctgtGGTTTCTTTTAGTAAATAGATGAATTTTgcgtcataaatatgtttatattgtggaCTATTTCTCTCAAAACAAACTGTTTCATtgtgaaatatcatgataaatattattatatatagatTATTTTGACGGGACCCGGGGTTGCACTCACTGAAGTTTACctttctgcaccaaagtccattgaaaaaatctgcattttaagctcaggaggacacaggagcttctggtctactgctgcctcgtgtggccactttgtgccactgcagtaaatctgaacaaaggatttccaaagccgaattgacaaacTAACACACttgaagttactgatggaggcagcagtggatcgacagctcctgtgtgctgtcctgtaaaaattgatgattttctctatggggtttggtgcagggagggagctgttttctttttgcagagCAGCACTTGCCTGTAGTTTTTACAAGGTGTGCAGAaggtgtaaatgtgttgttggaGCCACACGggaccaccaccatcatcatcatcatcatcatcgtcgtcgagCAGGAGATGGTCGCCCACCCACAGATGTTATGGCTGAAAAGCAAAATGGCAGATTGTCCTGAATCAGCCATTTTCTCCCCGACAGGATGTGTGACCCCTAAaggcatgaacacacacacagacacacacagacacacacacacacacacacacacaccatcaaaaGTAATGGTGTGTGTCCGGTGGCAGGCAGGCAGAGTCCTCTCATGTCTGGCTGCCTTAACGATATTATTGCTGTAGATGGAGCGTGCTGGGGAATATTGTTCCACATCATTGGTGCACTGGcgccaagcacacacacacacacacacacacacacacgacacaagTCTGCATTAACACCACACGTGTCGCTTGGTGCCACCGATGTGAAACCACAACATGTGGATTGTCCTCCTCCAGACAAGAAAACTGGAGTTGTTTGCTCGTTTACAACAGAGACATGTCCAGTTCTTTGAGTATAGAGGACACCGGctcacaatgaaaacatggcgCCTCATTAAATCTGCACCTGCTTTAGTCTTCAGACATCTTAACTCAGCGCTTTCTGACTGGAAAtccaagtttgtgtcactttctcGATCGATTAGTCTCCCTGCACctaaccccatagagaaaatcatcaattttatatcacagcacacaggagctgttgctctactgctgcctccattaatgagttcaaatcatttatttagcaaaatcctttgttctgacgtacctcagtgacacaaagtggccacacgaggcagcagtggaccagcagctgctgtgttcccACGAGCTAAAAATgacgattttctctatggagtttggtgcaggagattTTGGAGTAGATTTGGAATTATGAgtagattagatttttttttattgtatggctgctatttcttattgtgttttttatgattttttaatttattttaagctgttttatctcattttgagCCGTTTACTTATTACGTCTTAATgtcttaacaaataaagttggattggatttgaaattataagtagattttgaaattatgagtctttttcactgatctacagttggacattgttgtctTTGGTTCTTgtagtgacgacactctctgaagAAGAATTAACCCTTTCattgctgcctctgctgcagaCTGAATGAACACACGTGTCTCTTCTGGCcttgagaacacacacacacacacacatgctcttcCACGCTTGTGTCCAAACCCGTAAATTAACCCTCTTGATTAatagagaggggaaaaaaagttgctAACGAAGGAAATGGATTTAATTAGCCTGGTCTTagccccgacacacacacacacacacagagaaaacaattaAGCCTCTTTTATCCTGGCTAATGGCTTCAGTGACTCACAGCCTTTCTCATTAAGTCTATCAATAATATGCTGATTACATGCGTCCACTGCTCTCCTTTATCCGGACACAAAggcctgagtgtgtgtctccGGGGTTTCGGCGGCGGCTCGCGACCTTATCTGCTGAGAGAGACGTTTGAATTGTTTGGCTGGAGAAGTTAAAAGAGAGCGCCGctctttattattttctgctGTTATCTTATCGAGAGGATAAGAGGACGTATGAAGTTGTGCAGTGGAGAGCGTCATGGTGGTGCTGAGATAATAGAGAGGAGTgtgttaggtgtgtgtgtgtgtgtgtgtgtgtgtgtgtgtgcagctgtgtcaCGTCCGTgtcacaaagtacaaatactctaATTCACAAACCTGTAcgttactttgttttttatatgttaCTGAACTTTACTGCActtcctctcgctctctgtgttcCTCGTTACTACGTCAGTTTTTGGTCCCCatgttactttgtcacaaccttcgtGGAACCTTTacagaacgttctcttttggttcccaggaCGTCGGTgagtcttgtgtttgtttcgcgacacttcctctagagggcagtaaCGGGCAGCGGAGATAAACCAGCGAGCTCCGGCTGCTGATTTTACAGATGTTGAAATTCCTTCGTTGTCGTTTTTCCTCACAGATtggactctatactgccccccaGTGGTATTGCCCCTTCTCAGCGCACAATGACGGACGATGTCAACGCAAGCTACGTCACCATCTTTTTGGGTGAGCTTGTACTTCTCACGTGTAATGTGTAACATTTGATGTCGGAACTCAGAAACAAATTATTTAATAGTGTTTATTCACATTATGTCTTTTACTCTCatatttgtggtttatttttgaaagagtTTGAGTTCATTTTCATCGAAAATGGTAGTGGACTCTTGAATTTCCTGCAGGATAAATTAAGCATCCGTCTAAATCTAAAAAGcctaatgttgttttttaatcgaCGCCAAAAACGTCAAACTCCTAAAGAATATTAAATGTTTCGTTAAATCTATTAATAATCACCTTTATTTGactttaacacatgttttccatgttttagaatataatataatgtgttgAATTGGTATAAATCATCCTCTACATGTCggaatattgtgtatttttttctcattttatagATTTTAAACTCATTGTCGTAAAAACCCTGAGACAGACAGGCGTCTGTCACACAGGCAGGAAGTCAGCAGGTCTGTGCTCTGACCTTCAGTCTCTTCCTGTTGTCACAGACACTGGGGTCTCTCTCtcccagaggaggagagaggaagaggggaggaggagagaggaagagcgcCGGCGTGACCTGCAGAGCCACGCCTTCACCGCATCCTCAAACCTCCCCGATGAAAAGTGTCACGCTGCCTCTGATCTCCACTGTTTTTAATGGGATGCTATtgtcagattttgtttttccatcctGGTTCTGAGAGTCTCGTGGGGGCCACCTGTGgagccgacacacacacacacacacacacacacacagaaacaaacctTTGTCTAGTGACCAGCTTCCTGAGCACTAGACACAAAAAAATAGTGATTTTTGACGGATAAAGCGGTTATTTTTGCTTGATAATGACGCACAAGTCTTTTAATACAAGAATAACTGAACAAAAGAGGCAACACAACGTCATGGTAACACAATCACACGGAGCAGGAACTCAGGGAAGACACAGGGAGGCCGGTCTGACGGAACCCAGGTGAACGTCGTCAGTAACAGGTGAGTCtcatcagggcggggcagatCATCACAGACgaggaggaaacagaaaaaCCGGGGACAACGATCTCAAACGTAAGAACAAGAAACGCACAAAACTGAATTAATGTCCAACAAAAGGGGTCAAGGGGTCATGATCTATCAAATCTACATCTACAATATCTCGCTATattaaaaagactttttttgaCTGGAAATCAAAGTTTATGTCGctttctcccacaccaaaccaccaaactaaaagtttttatttctgtataaaCTGTGAGAGAAgctgcttttttctttaaatgcatATATAAAGTAGTCGTGGATATAATGTCAGTGTGACTTTAAAACAGCTGATGCAGGAAGTATTAATTCAGCGAAACCTTTTTCCCTAAAGCTGTGGTTAACTCTCTCTCAAGTGAACTTGTTCCAGAACAACATTTCTTAGCTTCAGATGCGACGCACGAGCCAAACGCAACAGCccctgaaaaatgaaaatactgtgGGGGGGTTTTCTCGTTTTTTCTCTGCTCCCATGGCCCGACGTCAGCTGTGCCAACAGAAcccagagaaagaaagaaatcaccaTCTGCACCAGGGAAGCGAACACGGATGTGCCTCTCTGCTGAGcacatgtgtttctctgtctgaaATAACATCACGTTTCATCCCTGATACCCCGAGCCCACACCTTCCTTTAAACCACAACAAAAGGCCCCGCTTTTCCGCCGAGTCCCACTTCTTCACCCGCgggggttttgtttttgcagcagaCAATGGATGGAAAATATCGTGGCCTTCGCGTTTGATGTGGactccttttcttctttgtccCGATCGCGGCTCTCAGGTGCGCGACAATAAAAAGAACAAGGACACAAAGAGCTCA
Above is a window of Solea senegalensis isolate Sse05_10M linkage group LG2, IFAPA_SoseM_1, whole genome shotgun sequence DNA encoding:
- the LOC122765215 gene encoding zona pellucida sperm-binding protein 3-like; the protein is MGFRGAELLGFVLLFSCGNIGVETASPSPSPAEQVTVSSQLPSSSQAGDPLRFPVSYRLKSDQLRKRPRTHTPTNLPPESASDLTAIKLPMRGPDLNPPVRQEPKVLLKVEQRVHVPADSVAVRCGEREVTVEVKQNFLGNGQLIRPSDLTLGGCASSGAADHVVHFKTELHGCSSTVKVTDNALVYSFTLIYSPTPAGSTFIFKTNSAEVGIECHYQRRQYVSTSAALRPTWTQLATDAVAEQRLDFSLRLMTEGWQSQRPSGVYFLSDVMHVEAAVQQGHHVPLRVHVDRCVATAKPDPGSNPRYPFINNHGCFTDAKLTGAKSYFLQRSQENKLHFLLKAFKFHTDQRNSMYITCHLKATRVSVPVDAQHKACSFLAEASRWVASGGDNNVCRCCESSCVEQQRRKRGLATRAGLPVLWEEETLVVGPVELQEHVLHVDLDLDQDEFPPETMSLLRASEEVHAASPPSVACAVSAVLSAVMLVIVAAVAAAADRRQHKSTGYVVST